One window from the genome of Malacoplasma penetrans HF-2 encodes:
- a CDS encoding aldo/keto reductase, with protein sequence MKYIKLANGLHMPIIGLGVYKAEGENCENTIIKAIDDYGYRMIDTAQVYFNEEFVGNAIKQTKIKREDIFITTKVWISNYGYNNTMYSISKSLKKLQTNYIDLVLLHQPFGDYYSAWKALEVLYKKGIVKAIGVSNFEADRLVDFCLHVDVKPVINQIELHPLRQRIEDLHWNNKYGVAVESWASFGRATSEIMENPILVSLAEKYNKTVPQIILRWLIQQNIVVIPKTVTESRLKENMDIFDFEISDDDMDLIKTINQNKTVSKHHHDPSTAEEIFSKFPEIRR encoded by the coding sequence ATGAAATACATAAAATTAGCAAATGGATTGCATATGCCAATAATTGGTCTAGGTGTTTATAAAGCAGAGGGTGAAAACTGTGAAAACACAATTATTAAAGCAATAGATGATTATGGTTATAGGATGATAGACACTGCTCAAGTTTACTTTAATGAAGAATTTGTCGGTAATGCAATTAAACAAACAAAAATTAAAAGAGAAGATATCTTTATTACTACAAAAGTTTGAATCTCTAACTATGGATATAACAACACAATGTATTCAATTTCTAAATCCCTTAAAAAATTGCAAACTAACTATATAGATTTAGTATTGTTACATCAACCATTTGGAGATTATTATAGCGCTTGAAAAGCATTAGAGGTTTTGTATAAAAAAGGGATTGTCAAAGCAATTGGTGTTTCTAATTTTGAAGCAGATAGGTTAGTTGATTTTTGTTTACATGTAGATGTTAAACCTGTAATTAATCAAATTGAATTGCATCCTTTACGTCAAAGAATTGAAGATCTTCACTGAAATAATAAATATGGGGTAGCAGTAGAATCATGAGCTAGTTTTGGAAGAGCAACTAGTGAAATTATGGAAAACCCAATTTTAGTTTCACTTGCAGAAAAATATAATAAAACTGTTCCTCAAATTATATTGAGATGATTGATTCAACAAAACATTGTTGTTATTCCAAAAACTGTTACAGAATCAAGATTGAAAGAAAATATGGATATATTTGATTTTGAAATCTCAGATGATGATATGGATTTAATAAAAACTATCAACCAAAATAAAACTGTTTCAAAACACCATCATGATCCAAGCACTGCAGAAGAAATTTTTTCTAAGTTTCCAGAAATCAGAAGATAA